The following proteins are co-located in the Streptomyces sp. NBC_01198 genome:
- a CDS encoding helix-turn-helix transcriptional regulator has protein sequence MLETSARLLRLLSLLQSRRDWTGPELADRLDVTARTVRRDVERLRALGYPVHAAPGTAGGYRLGAGAALPPLLLDDEEAVAVALCLRTGAGGTVEGIEETSVRALAKLEQVLPSRLRHRVQSMQAVTVQPRSHGPIVNQQLLTLVGAACRDREQLRFDYLDHGGSASRRTVEPYRLVHHGHRWYLLAYDVDRTDWRTFRVDRIEPKPPTGPRFTPRELPDDAAAYVAKGVTSRAYRYQAVILLHTSAATLAEYDWTGFGTVTVHDDLSCELRTGFESLEALAMYVGMLGVEFEVKEPPELADHLRTVAARLARAADAAG, from the coding sequence ATGCTGGAAACCTCCGCTCGGCTGCTGCGCCTGCTGTCGCTGCTCCAGTCCCGCCGCGACTGGACCGGGCCGGAACTGGCGGACCGGCTGGACGTCACCGCCCGCACCGTCCGCCGCGACGTCGAACGCCTGCGGGCGCTCGGCTACCCCGTGCACGCCGCCCCCGGCACCGCAGGCGGCTACCGGCTGGGCGCCGGCGCCGCGCTGCCGCCGCTGCTGCTCGACGACGAGGAGGCGGTGGCCGTCGCCCTGTGCCTGCGCACCGGCGCGGGCGGCACCGTCGAGGGCATCGAGGAGACCTCGGTGCGCGCCCTGGCCAAGCTCGAACAGGTGCTGCCCTCCCGGCTGCGGCACCGCGTCCAGTCGATGCAGGCCGTCACCGTCCAGCCGCGCAGCCACGGCCCGATCGTCAACCAGCAGCTGCTCACCCTGGTCGGCGCGGCCTGCCGGGACCGCGAGCAACTGCGCTTCGACTACCTCGACCACGGCGGCAGCGCCAGCCGCCGTACGGTCGAGCCGTACCGCCTGGTGCACCACGGCCACCGCTGGTACCTGCTCGCCTACGACGTCGACCGCACCGACTGGCGCACCTTCCGGGTCGACCGGATCGAGCCCAAGCCGCCGACCGGGCCGCGCTTCACCCCCCGCGAACTGCCCGACGACGCGGCCGCCTACGTCGCCAAGGGCGTCACCTCGCGGGCCTACCGCTACCAGGCGGTGATCCTCCTGCACACCTCGGCGGCCACGCTCGCGGAGTACGACTGGACCGGCTTCGGCACCGTCACCGTGCACGACGACCTCAGCTGCGAGCTGCGCACCGGCTTCGAGTCGCTGGAAGCGCTCGCGATGTACGTCGGCATGCTCGGCGTGGAGTTCGAGGTCAAGGAGCCGCCCGAACTCGCCGACCACCTGCGGACGGTGGCCGCCCGGCTGGCCCGGGCGGCCGACGCCGCCGGATGA
- a CDS encoding ArsR/SmtB family transcription factor yields the protein MSATDPLLRALAHPVRLRIVSLVWNVPLSAAELSRELGISHALASQHLRRLDAVGLVELAEVRANRGGRERRYRAVHGSPLSDQRHEGVRLIAEAMAHNLRERAARRLPGAEGVTSDAELWVAPEVWTDFRHRLAALFGELHDAARAPHAPGTVGIGATVMVFPLAEPDGTQPAAPAPDTRVPDTGGPHEPQERP from the coding sequence ATGAGCGCCACCGATCCCCTGTTGCGCGCCCTCGCCCACCCGGTGAGGCTGCGTATCGTGTCCCTGGTCTGGAACGTCCCGCTGTCCGCCGCCGAGCTGTCCCGCGAGCTGGGCATCTCGCACGCGCTGGCCAGCCAGCACCTGCGCCGCCTCGACGCGGTCGGCCTGGTGGAGCTGGCCGAGGTGCGGGCCAACCGGGGCGGCCGGGAACGCCGCTACCGGGCGGTGCACGGCTCCCCGCTGTCCGACCAGCGCCACGAGGGGGTCCGGCTGATCGCCGAGGCGATGGCCCACAACCTGCGGGAGCGGGCGGCCCGCCGGCTGCCCGGTGCCGAGGGGGTCACCTCGGACGCGGAGCTGTGGGTGGCGCCCGAGGTCTGGACGGACTTCAGGCACCGGCTGGCCGCGCTCTTCGGCGAGTTGCACGACGCCGCCCGCGCCCCGCACGCCCCGGGCACGGTCGGAATCGGCGCGACGGTGATGGTGTTCCCCCTCGCGGAACCCGACGGCACACAACCCGCGGCCCCCGCACCGGACACCCGCGTACCGGACACCGGTGGGCCGCACGAACCCCAGGAGCGACCTTGA
- a CDS encoding S1 family peptidase: MKSTRRIQLLAATTGLLAATAFALPSASAAPAAGIAKATPEAAASLAAHLGADRTAGSYYDSSAKTTVVNVTSQAAADAVRAAGAVPRLVTHSAAQLAKAGDTTKAADIAGTAWSVDPRTDTLEISADSRVTAAQLAALTKATAAYGDAVHISRVSGTFSKLLSGGDPILTSQWRCSVGFNVRSGSTYYFLTAGHCTQGNPAYYTSSGTYIGPTVGSSFPGNDYGIVRYDSTVAHDGTVGSQDITSAANAFVGEAVKRRGSTTGIHSGTVQALNATVNYGADGVVSGLIRTNVCAEPGDSGGSLYDGAKAIGLTSGGSGNCSSGGTTYFQPVTEALSAYGVSVY; encoded by the coding sequence GTGAAGTCCACCCGACGCATACAGCTGCTGGCCGCCACCACCGGCCTGCTCGCCGCGACCGCGTTCGCCCTTCCGTCCGCCAGCGCCGCCCCGGCCGCCGGCATCGCGAAGGCGACCCCGGAAGCGGCAGCGTCGCTCGCCGCCCATCTCGGTGCCGACCGCACCGCGGGCTCGTACTACGACAGCTCCGCCAAGACCACCGTCGTCAACGTCACCAGCCAGGCCGCGGCCGACGCCGTCCGCGCCGCGGGCGCCGTGCCCCGGCTGGTCACCCACAGCGCGGCCCAGCTCGCCAAGGCGGGCGACACCACCAAGGCCGCCGACATCGCGGGCACCGCCTGGTCGGTCGACCCGCGTACCGACACCCTGGAGATCAGTGCCGACAGCCGGGTGACGGCCGCCCAGCTGGCCGCGCTCACCAAGGCCACCGCGGCCTACGGCGACGCCGTCCACATCAGCCGGGTGTCCGGCACGTTCAGCAAGCTGCTGTCCGGCGGCGACCCCATCCTCACCAGCCAGTGGCGCTGCTCGGTCGGCTTCAACGTCCGCAGCGGCAGCACGTACTACTTCCTGACCGCGGGCCACTGCACCCAGGGCAACCCCGCCTACTACACCAGCTCGGGCACGTACATCGGCCCGACGGTGGGCAGCAGCTTCCCCGGGAACGACTACGGCATCGTCCGCTACGACAGCACCGTCGCGCATGACGGCACCGTCGGCAGCCAGGACATCACCAGCGCCGCGAACGCCTTCGTCGGCGAGGCCGTCAAGCGCCGCGGCTCGACCACCGGCATCCACAGCGGCACGGTCCAGGCGCTCAACGCCACGGTCAACTACGGCGCCGACGGCGTCGTGTCCGGTCTGATCAGGACCAACGTCTGCGCCGAACCCGGCGACAGCGGCGGCTCCCTCTACGACGGCGCCAAGGCCATCGGCCTGACCTCGGGCGGCAGTGGCAACTGCAGCTCCGGCGGTACGACCTACTTCCAGCCGGTCACCGAGGCGCTCAGCGCGTACGGCGTCAGCGTCTACTGA
- a CDS encoding LLM class flavin-dependent oxidoreductase produces MTARQAPATAVRPLHLAVQLPADGEGSGPQADFAACAALALAAERGLFDFLLLTGGASPPAAGAAAAGEPPGPGGWAGPGPCGPEPVTVLHALAALTSRIGLAVAVPVTAAGREPYDLARRIAALDRLSGGRAGGPPGRFGDPAGPQGRPVVLDFGGTAEVLITGRPAAGRRGGRRARVLSRFDLAAGAAGSAATARDLADRLHAQVQSAATDGFVLRPDPAAAGRGLDAFVERVVPLLQQRGSLRTAYTGTTLRDHLGLPRPVG; encoded by the coding sequence GTGACCGCCCGGCAGGCGCCGGCCACCGCCGTACGGCCACTGCACCTGGCCGTCCAGTTGCCCGCGGACGGCGAAGGGTCAGGGCCGCAGGCGGACTTCGCCGCCTGCGCCGCGCTCGCGCTGGCCGCAGAGCGCGGCCTCTTCGACTTCCTGCTGCTCACCGGCGGCGCCTCGCCGCCGGCCGCCGGCGCGGCCGCGGCGGGGGAGCCGCCCGGGCCCGGCGGCTGGGCGGGACCGGGCCCCTGCGGCCCGGAGCCGGTCACCGTGCTGCACGCGCTGGCCGCGCTCACCAGCAGGATCGGGCTGGCCGTCGCGGTCCCGGTGACGGCCGCCGGCCGCGAACCGTACGACCTGGCCCGCCGGATCGCCGCCCTCGACCGGCTCAGCGGCGGGCGGGCGGGCGGTCCGCCGGGGCGGTTCGGCGATCCCGCGGGTCCGCAGGGGCGGCCGGTGGTGCTGGACTTCGGCGGTACGGCCGAGGTGCTGATCACCGGCCGCCCGGCGGCTGGACGGCGCGGCGGGCGGCGGGCACGGGTGCTGTCCCGGTTCGACCTGGCCGCGGGTGCCGCCGGCTCCGCCGCGACCGCGCGCGACCTCGCCGACCGGCTGCACGCGCAGGTGCAGAGCGCCGCGACGGACGGTTTCGTGCTGCGCCCCGACCCGGCGGCCGCAGGTCGCGGCCTGGACGCCTTCGTCGAGCGGGTGGTGCCGCTGCTCCAGCAGCGCGGCTCGCTGCGGACCGCGTACACGGGGACGACGCTGCGGGACCACCTGGGTCTGCCCCGGCCGGTCGGATAG
- a CDS encoding DNA polymerase Y family protein, which produces MRARHIAHLHLHGDPGEERYAQVLDLLGGITPHLQAFPPDAVQLDLTSALRYFDRGPLGVVQMARMRVAALYGIETSAGLAANPMLAAMAAAASPPGHTTRIPGDRAAVEAWLGPLPVTALPGVGRTTAAALGGYGLRTIGQVADTPAVTLQRILGAAPARLLAERVRGHDPRPVTPQAPAARMTADLVLDRDCLDPAQHHRTVLGLAGELGRRLRNEAQVTGRLTLTLRYADQSATTRTRTLPEPTAHSPLLTVTALGVLASLGLQRARVRGYALTADRLRPVADTTRQLSLDSADVRARAVEAAADRARHRFGPTAVHPATLAGDPVPAPPVR; this is translated from the coding sequence ATGAGGGCGCGCCACATCGCCCACCTGCACCTGCACGGCGACCCCGGCGAGGAGCGGTACGCGCAGGTGCTCGACCTGCTGGGCGGGATCACCCCGCACCTCCAGGCCTTCCCGCCCGACGCGGTGCAGCTCGACCTGACCTCGGCCCTGCGCTACTTCGACCGGGGTCCCCTCGGGGTGGTGCAGATGGCGCGGATGCGGGTCGCGGCGCTGTACGGCATCGAGACCAGTGCGGGGCTGGCGGCCAACCCCATGCTGGCCGCCATGGCCGCGGCCGCCTCGCCTCCCGGGCACACCACGCGCATCCCGGGCGACCGGGCGGCGGTGGAGGCCTGGCTGGGGCCGCTGCCGGTGACCGCGCTGCCCGGGGTCGGCCGGACCACCGCAGCCGCACTCGGCGGCTACGGGCTGCGCACCATCGGCCAGGTCGCGGACACCCCCGCCGTCACCCTCCAGCGGATCCTGGGCGCCGCCCCCGCCCGGCTGCTGGCCGAACGGGTCCGCGGCCACGACCCCCGCCCGGTCACCCCGCAGGCGCCCGCGGCCCGCATGACCGCCGACCTGGTGCTCGACCGCGACTGCCTCGATCCCGCCCAGCACCACCGCACCGTGCTCGGACTGGCCGGCGAACTCGGCCGCAGGCTGCGGAACGAGGCCCAGGTCACCGGCCGGCTCACGCTCACCCTCCGCTACGCCGACCAGAGCGCCACCACCCGCACCCGCACGCTGCCCGAACCCACCGCCCACTCACCGCTGCTGACCGTCACCGCCCTGGGCGTCCTGGCCTCGCTCGGCCTGCAACGCGCGCGGGTGCGCGGCTACGCCCTCACCGCCGACCGCCTGCGGCCCGTCGCCGACACCACCCGCCAGCTCAGCCTGGACTCCGCCGACGTCCGCGCCCGCGCCGTGGAGGCCGCCGCCGACCGCGCCCGCCACCGCTTCGGCCCCACCGCCGTCCACCCGGCCACCCTGGCCGGCGACCCGGTGCCCGCACCCCCCGTCAGGTGA
- a CDS encoding PPOX class F420-dependent oxidoreductase, protein MSQDPATEALLGLLREQRTGVLVTLKRDGRPQLSNVSFTYDDASRTIRISATDDRAKTRNLRRDPRASFYVSAPDMRTYLVAEGDAVLTPAAADPQDATVEELISVYRAIAGEHPDWDEYRAAMVADKRLVISLRADRLYGAGTHGPVSGPLD, encoded by the coding sequence TTGAGCCAGGACCCCGCCACCGAGGCGCTGCTCGGCCTGCTGCGCGAGCAGCGCACCGGAGTGCTCGTCACCCTCAAGAGGGACGGCAGGCCGCAGCTGTCCAACGTGTCGTTCACCTACGACGACGCCAGCAGGACCATCCGCATCTCGGCGACCGACGACCGGGCCAAGACCCGCAATCTGCGCCGCGACCCGCGGGCGAGCTTCTATGTCAGTGCCCCCGACATGCGGACGTATCTGGTCGCCGAGGGCGACGCGGTACTGACCCCGGCGGCCGCCGACCCGCAGGACGCGACCGTCGAGGAGTTGATCTCGGTCTACCGGGCGATCGCGGGCGAGCACCCGGACTGGGACGAGTACCGTGCCGCGATGGTCGCCGACAAGCGGCTGGTGATCAGCCTGCGCGCGGACCGGCTCTACGGAGCGGGTACGCACGGTCCGGTCAGCGGCCCGCTGGACTGA
- a CDS encoding LLM class flavin-dependent oxidoreductase, whose translation MPAHSSAHSYPSAAVPFPSAAPHRLGRTLHLAAAIGGGPAEHGTAYFRDLARLAEGGGLDFVTLELGAADGDRPGALDALALLAGVAPATGRIGLVPAVPAAGADPFDVAMAVATLDWVSRGRAGWAPGIPGPPPVQRGRGRRPERPAAVWQAADAAAGAVTGMWRAGRRAPSGAPVTALDATESAARAVAARHADIAFVRAVRAGAAGRIRADLHRLAAEAGRDPDRLLVLAELSVDLGGGEVGAEPGAEIALLADPSGGVLFRGGPVDLAELIADWQRQGAVDGFHVRPVQPGRDLERFVNGTAALLQHRGLFRSFHPGATLREHLGLHRPARTSALSHGALS comes from the coding sequence ATGCCTGCCCACTCGTCTGCTCACTCATATCCCTCCGCAGCCGTCCCGTTCCCTTCCGCCGCCCCGCACCGCCTCGGCCGCACCCTGCATCTGGCCGCCGCGATCGGCGGCGGCCCCGCAGAGCACGGGACCGCGTACTTCCGCGACCTCGCCCGGCTCGCCGAGGGCGGCGGCCTGGACTTCGTCACGCTGGAACTCGGCGCCGCCGACGGCGACCGTCCCGGGGCGCTGGACGCGCTCGCGCTGCTCGCCGGGGTGGCCCCGGCCACCGGCCGGATCGGCCTCGTGCCCGCCGTGCCGGCCGCCGGCGCCGACCCCTTCGACGTCGCCATGGCCGTCGCGACGCTGGACTGGGTCAGCCGCGGCCGGGCCGGCTGGGCACCCGGGATACCGGGGCCGCCGCCGGTGCAGAGAGGCCGCGGGCGGCGGCCGGAGCGGCCCGCGGCGGTGTGGCAGGCCGCCGACGCCGCGGCGGGCGCGGTCACCGGGATGTGGCGCGCCGGCCGCCGGGCGCCCTCGGGCGCCCCGGTCACCGCGCTGGACGCCACCGAATCCGCGGCCCGCGCCGTCGCCGCCCGGCACGCCGACATCGCCTTCGTCCGCGCCGTACGCGCCGGGGCCGCCGGGCGGATCAGGGCCGACCTGCACCGGCTCGCCGCCGAGGCGGGCCGCGACCCGGACCGGCTGCTGGTGCTGGCCGAACTGTCGGTCGACCTCGGCGGCGGCGAGGTGGGCGCGGAGCCCGGCGCCGAGATCGCGCTGCTGGCCGACCCGTCGGGCGGGGTGCTCTTCCGGGGCGGCCCGGTGGACCTGGCGGAACTCATCGCGGACTGGCAGCGGCAGGGCGCGGTCGACGGTTTCCACGTCCGCCCGGTGCAACCGGGGCGCGACCTGGAGCGCTTTGTCAACGGCACGGCCGCGCTGCTCCAGCACCGCGGCCTCTTCCGCTCCTTCCACCCGGGCGCGACGCTGCGCGAACACCTCGGCCTGCACCGCCCGGCCCGCACGTCCGCGCTGAGCCACGGGGCGCTGTCGTGA
- a CDS encoding DNA polymerase III subunit alpha, whose amino-acid sequence MAGFAHLHVASGYSERYGAAHPEQLALRAAERGMTALALTDRDTVTGAVRFAQACAETGVTPVFGIDLAVAALAPPPPARQRTPVRGGAHVVEPPLRFVLLAQDEQGWARLCRITSAAHVGTASRAAPVQVSWDALREHGGPGLTALLGPLSEPARALAAGREDVAVSLLRPWWEIFGEDLRLEAVVHGRSGTGPGSLRLAARTLALADRTRTPAVLTNAVRYADPAQHRLADVLDAARLLRPIDRRRVDGGQRWLKGEAEMARAAQDIAECAGMGPRRAGRLLADTAATAAACRLSPGQIGLGARHFPEPEVVGAGPGGAAELLREKAAAGLARRGLDRDPAARERMASELEIITGLGFDAYFLAVGQVVADIRELGIRVAARGSGAGSMVCHALGIATANPLDHRLLFERFLSPLRKGLPDIDIDVESARRLECYDTIFRRFGHERVAVTAMPETYRARRALRDTGLALGIAPGEVDRIAKSFPHLRACDITGALAELPELRGLAAEAGRYGPLWELAEGLDSLVHGMAMHPCGVIISDATLLDRLPVQPTPQGDYPMAMAAKEEVEALGNIKLDVLAVRMQSAMAHAVTEIERATGDHIDLDDGQQVPLDDVFAFKLIQESRTIGMFQLESPGQQDLLSRMQPRDVQDVIADISLFRPGPVAGGMPERYIAARHGGDPHYAHPDLEQVLADTYGVTIWHEQIIETLHVMTGCGRDRAEVGRRLLGDKDKLPQIRDWFHRTTAARGYGPQVRDEVWATVESFGAYGFCRAHAVAFAVPALQSAWLKAHYPAFLLAGLLEHDPGMWPKRVIVADARRHGVPVLPVDVNRSRVEHTVERTDGDRWAVRLALSGVRGINEEECARIAAGQPYGSLSDLWQRARPSRPVAEQLAETGALDALHDGRLNRRDLLLQIAELHRQSRPRGAAEGQLPLTADAIGGAEPGGLPEMTGREVLGAELHTFGIDVSRHLMEYHHRLLREVGATDAAHLAGLRAGQQVLVAGVRASTQTPPIASGKRVIFVTLEDGSGMVDLAFFEDSHEACAHTVFHSGLLLVRGTVQVRGTRRTVVGSMAWDLEKVAAARRDDGPEAALALLGASGPQPTPAQPRRTLPDGTAGARLHPYADLQPAGSRSADLRKLGHRSSGSAG is encoded by the coding sequence ATGGCGGGCTTCGCCCATCTGCATGTCGCGTCCGGTTACTCCGAGCGGTACGGCGCCGCGCACCCCGAGCAGCTCGCCCTGCGGGCGGCCGAGCGGGGGATGACGGCGCTGGCACTGACCGACCGGGACACCGTCACCGGGGCGGTGCGGTTCGCGCAGGCGTGCGCGGAGACCGGTGTCACGCCGGTCTTCGGGATCGACCTGGCCGTGGCGGCGCTCGCCCCACCGCCACCGGCCCGGCAGCGCACCCCGGTGCGCGGCGGCGCCCATGTGGTCGAGCCGCCGCTGCGCTTCGTCCTGCTCGCCCAGGACGAGCAGGGCTGGGCCCGGCTGTGCCGGATCACCAGCGCCGCCCACGTGGGCACCGCGAGCCGGGCCGCCCCCGTCCAGGTGTCCTGGGACGCGCTGCGCGAGCACGGCGGGCCGGGGCTGACCGCGCTGCTCGGACCGCTCTCGGAGCCGGCCCGGGCGCTGGCGGCCGGCCGGGAGGACGTCGCGGTGAGCCTGCTGCGGCCGTGGTGGGAGATCTTCGGCGAGGACCTGCGCCTTGAGGCGGTCGTCCACGGCCGCTCCGGCACCGGTCCGGGATCGCTGCGGCTGGCCGCCAGGACGCTGGCGCTCGCCGACCGGACCCGTACGCCCGCGGTGCTGACCAACGCCGTCCGCTACGCCGACCCCGCCCAGCACCGGCTCGCCGACGTCCTGGACGCCGCGCGGCTGCTGCGGCCCATCGACCGGCGCCGGGTGGACGGCGGGCAGCGCTGGCTCAAGGGCGAGGCGGAGATGGCCAGGGCCGCGCAGGACATCGCCGAGTGCGCGGGGATGGGGCCGCGCCGGGCCGGCCGGCTGCTCGCCGACACCGCCGCCACCGCGGCCGCCTGCCGGCTGTCACCCGGGCAGATCGGCCTGGGCGCCCGGCACTTCCCCGAGCCCGAGGTCGTCGGAGCCGGCCCGGGCGGCGCCGCGGAACTGCTGCGGGAGAAGGCCGCCGCGGGTCTGGCCCGGCGCGGCCTTGACCGCGACCCGGCCGCCCGCGAGCGGATGGCGAGCGAGCTGGAGATCATCACCGGACTGGGTTTCGACGCCTACTTCCTGGCCGTCGGCCAGGTGGTCGCCGACATCCGCGAGCTGGGCATCCGGGTCGCGGCCCGCGGTTCTGGCGCGGGGTCGATGGTCTGCCACGCGCTGGGCATCGCCACGGCCAACCCGCTCGACCACCGCCTGCTGTTCGAGCGGTTCCTCAGCCCGCTGCGCAAGGGCCTGCCGGACATCGACATCGACGTGGAGTCGGCCCGCAGGCTGGAGTGCTACGACACGATCTTCCGCCGGTTCGGCCATGAGCGGGTCGCGGTCACCGCGATGCCCGAGACGTACCGGGCCCGCCGGGCGCTGCGCGACACCGGCCTCGCCCTGGGGATCGCCCCCGGCGAGGTGGACCGGATCGCCAAGAGCTTCCCGCACCTGCGGGCCTGCGACATCACCGGCGCACTGGCCGAACTGCCCGAACTGCGCGGGCTCGCCGCCGAGGCCGGGCGGTACGGGCCGCTGTGGGAGCTCGCCGAAGGACTCGACTCCCTCGTCCACGGCATGGCCATGCACCCGTGCGGAGTGATCATCAGCGACGCGACCCTGCTTGACCGCCTCCCGGTGCAGCCCACCCCGCAGGGCGACTACCCGATGGCGATGGCGGCCAAGGAGGAGGTCGAGGCGCTGGGCAACATCAAGCTCGACGTGCTGGCGGTGCGGATGCAGTCCGCGATGGCGCACGCCGTCACCGAGATCGAACGGGCCACCGGCGACCACATCGACCTGGACGACGGGCAGCAGGTGCCACTGGACGACGTCTTCGCCTTCAAGCTCATCCAGGAGAGCCGGACCATCGGCATGTTCCAGCTGGAATCGCCCGGCCAGCAGGACCTGCTCTCCCGGATGCAGCCGCGGGACGTGCAGGACGTCATCGCCGACATCAGCCTCTTCCGCCCCGGCCCGGTGGCCGGCGGCATGCCCGAGCGGTACATCGCCGCCCGGCACGGCGGCGACCCGCACTACGCCCACCCCGACCTGGAACAGGTGCTCGCGGACACCTACGGCGTGACGATCTGGCACGAGCAGATCATCGAGACGCTGCACGTGATGACCGGCTGCGGCAGGGACCGGGCCGAGGTCGGCCGGCGGCTGCTCGGCGACAAGGACAAGCTGCCGCAGATCAGGGACTGGTTCCACCGGACGACCGCCGCCCGCGGCTACGGCCCCCAGGTCCGCGACGAGGTGTGGGCGACGGTGGAGTCCTTCGGCGCCTACGGCTTCTGCCGCGCCCACGCGGTCGCCTTCGCCGTCCCCGCCCTGCAGTCGGCCTGGCTGAAGGCGCACTACCCGGCGTTCCTGCTGGCCGGACTGCTGGAGCACGACCCCGGCATGTGGCCCAAGCGGGTGATCGTCGCCGACGCCCGCCGCCACGGGGTGCCCGTGCTGCCGGTGGACGTCAACCGCTCCCGGGTGGAGCACACCGTCGAGCGCACGGACGGCGACCGGTGGGCGGTACGGCTCGCGCTGTCCGGGGTGCGCGGGATCAACGAGGAGGAGTGCGCCCGGATCGCCGCCGGACAGCCGTACGGATCCCTGTCCGACCTCTGGCAGCGGGCACGGCCCAGCCGGCCGGTGGCCGAACAGCTGGCGGAGACGGGGGCGCTGGACGCGCTGCACGACGGACGGCTGAACCGGCGCGACCTGCTGCTGCAGATCGCCGAACTGCACCGGCAGTCCCGTCCGCGCGGCGCGGCCGAGGGGCAGCTGCCCCTCACCGCCGACGCGATCGGGGGCGCCGAGCCCGGCGGGCTGCCCGAGATGACGGGGCGTGAGGTGCTCGGCGCGGAACTGCACACGTTCGGCATCGACGTCTCCCGGCATCTGATGGAGTACCACCACCGGCTGCTGCGGGAGGTCGGCGCGACGGACGCCGCCCACCTGGCCGGCCTGCGGGCAGGACAGCAGGTGCTGGTCGCCGGGGTGCGCGCCTCGACCCAGACCCCGCCGATCGCCAGCGGCAAGCGCGTCATCTTCGTCACGCTGGAGGACGGCTCCGGCATGGTCGACCTGGCCTTCTTCGAGGACTCCCACGAGGCGTGCGCCCACACCGTCTTCCACTCAGGGCTGCTGCTGGTCCGCGGCACCGTACAGGTCCGCGGCACCCGGCGGACCGTCGTCGGCAGCATGGCCTGGGACCTGGAGAAGGTCGCCGCCGCCCGCCGCGACGACGGTCCCGAGGCGGCCCTCGCGCTGCTCGGGGCGAGCGGCCCGCAGCCCACCCCCGCGCAGCCGCGGCGCACCCTCCCGGACGGAACGGCCGGCGCCCGGCTGCATCCCTACGCCGACCTGCAGCCCGCCGGCAGCCGCTCGGCCGACCTGCGCAAGCTCGGGCACCGCAGCTCCGGGAGCGCCGGATGA
- a CDS encoding MFS transporter: MTVREVLRDRGAATYLGGILVSGFGDSAMLLVAGVWVKTLTGSSSLAAAVTCCVWLPTLLGPLLGTVADRVRRRRLLIGVDAALALLLPVLLAVRSGRDVWLLLLVLTAVGAGSVLCDAAEAALVVTAVPARLRGDFNGLRMTVNEAMKLLAPLAGAGLFLRWGGGAVALLDAATFVLAALAFTALPLREEPPAPATGGWREQTAQGVRALRGDPLLLRLVGAGAVAMLLSGISSAAVYALADTGLHRPPAFVGVLYAVQGAGSIVAGILAGAVMRRVPERAFAAGGLLLFTAGAAVRAVPSLPVVLAGTLAVGVGLPWVIVAAFTAVQQRTEPALVGRVAAAAGTVVFAPTAVAAALGAVLVALVDYRLQLVAVGAGGAAAAWFLLLRRPSAPPEPAPAAGDAARTAAAPGRTG, translated from the coding sequence ATGACGGTACGGGAGGTGCTGCGGGACCGCGGCGCGGCGACCTATCTGGGCGGGATCCTGGTCTCCGGGTTCGGCGACTCGGCGATGCTGCTGGTCGCCGGAGTGTGGGTGAAGACGCTGACCGGATCGAGCAGCCTGGCCGCCGCGGTGACCTGCTGCGTCTGGCTGCCGACCCTGCTGGGGCCGCTGCTGGGGACCGTCGCCGACCGGGTCCGCCGCCGGCGGCTGCTGATCGGGGTCGACGCAGCCCTCGCCCTGCTGCTCCCGGTGCTGCTCGCGGTCCGCTCCGGGCGGGACGTCTGGCTGCTCCTGCTGGTCCTCACCGCGGTCGGCGCGGGTTCCGTGCTGTGCGACGCCGCCGAGGCCGCCCTGGTCGTCACCGCCGTCCCCGCCAGGCTGCGCGGCGACTTCAACGGGCTGCGGATGACGGTGAACGAGGCCATGAAACTGCTCGCCCCGCTGGCCGGCGCGGGCCTCTTCCTGCGCTGGGGCGGCGGCGCCGTCGCCCTGCTCGACGCGGCCACCTTCGTGCTGGCCGCACTCGCCTTCACCGCCCTGCCCCTCCGCGAGGAGCCGCCCGCGCCGGCCACCGGCGGCTGGCGCGAGCAGACCGCGCAGGGCGTACGCGCGCTGCGCGGCGACCCGCTGCTGCTGCGGCTGGTGGGCGCCGGAGCCGTCGCCATGCTGCTGTCCGGGATCAGCAGCGCCGCGGTCTACGCGCTGGCCGACACCGGCCTGCACCGCCCGCCCGCCTTCGTCGGCGTGCTCTACGCGGTCCAGGGCGCCGGCTCGATCGTGGCGGGGATCCTGGCGGGCGCCGTCATGCGCCGGGTGCCGGAGCGCGCGTTCGCCGCCGGGGGCCTGCTGCTGTTCACCGCGGGCGCGGCCGTGCGCGCGGTGCCGTCGCTGCCGGTGGTGCTCGCCGGGACGCTGGCGGTCGGCGTCGGGCTGCCCTGGGTGATCGTCGCAGCCTTCACCGCCGTGCAGCAGCGCACCGAGCCGGCACTGGTGGGCCGGGTGGCCGCCGCGGCGGGCACGGTGGTCTTCGCGCCCACCGCGGTGGCCGCGGCCCTCGGGGCGGTGCTGGTGGCGCTGGTCGACTACCGGCTGCAGCTCGTGGCGGTCGGGGCGGGCGGCGCGGCGGCGGCCTGGTTCCTGCTGCTGCGGCGCCCTTCCGCCCCGCCGGAACCCGCGCCGGCCGCCGGGGACGCGGCCCGTACGGCTGCGGCGCCCGGCCGTACGGGCTGA